The genomic stretch TTTGATTTACTATGTCTTTTTAAGAATAGCGCCCAATCTGTAAATTTATTTATTATACTCTGAAAATCTTCTTTATATAACGGAGTGCTGTTATGTAAAAAGGATATAGCTTGGGTTACATTGCTGACCACATTTTCTAAAATGGTCCCATTTTCTGCAATTACATCTTTGTCTCTTTTTTGCGTTATATCCAATCCATATGCGATTTCTTTAAGTTTCTGTTCTTCTTGAGCTTTCTGTTGGTCCTTTAGATAAATATTCTGCTTAATTAACAAATTATTTTGATTTTTAGTGTAAAAAATAATAAATAGCATAACTACACCGAATACTAAAACCAATGGCATGTTTTTGACACTTATTTGCAAGATTCCTTCTATTTCTAACTGGAAGATAGCATAAGCAAGCATTGAAACGTTAAGCACCATAGCAGGTATGCTTACATAAGAGGGTAATATATATACAGTAAAAGCCAGGTGAACAAAAGCTAAAAATAAGGTAAAAATAAGATTTGTACTATGTAACCAGTGAAAAGTAATGTCCATAGAAAGTGCAAAAAGCAGTCCTATAACCCAATACTTTCCAGATATATAACGGGTGCCACCCTTGTTTTGATGCATACCATAACAAAAAAAGATGAGGGCCGTTATTACTCTAAGTACATACCAATTTGTAAAATGATCTTTTCCAATTATAAAGAGAGCAAACAGCGTGGTAATTCCAATATAAAAGGCCATTAACAACAGACTTTGATGATTAGGCTTAAGTTTCTCTAACTTACTACGGAGTTTTTCTTCTTCTTGCATCCGCTTTTTTTTCCTTTCCTGTGCCTGTCTTTTTTGTTTAGCTTCATCATCCTCTTTCATCCATCCTGTACCTTCTGGCTGTGGACGTGAGTAATGTGCAACCATCATGGCTATGCCATTAGCCAACATACAAAAAAAGGAACCATCTATATCTGTTTTTGGCTCACCCCATATTTTCCATGCTATCATAGTCAATGCCCCAGTAACCATACCTATCAGGGCAGTAGAGGAAGTACCTCGAAAGCTAAAAACAGCTAAGATAAAGGGGGCTGTAATGATTGGTATAGAACAAGCAAATACCAGTTGCATTAGTTCTAGCAAATCTGTACAGTAAAATGTTAGTATCATGGCAGATAAACCTATAATTAGGGAAGTAAGCCTAATAAGTCCAAGCCCATTTGAAGTAGTTGTTTGTTTATTACGTATACTTTTTAAAATATCATGGACAATTAAAACAGAACAAGTATTAAGCTCTGAATCAGCTGTAGACATGGTAAGCGCAAGTAGGCTCATACAAATGAGCCCTCTAAACAAGGGGTGTATGTTACCCATAATATATACCCAAACATCTTGTATAGATGAGTCTGGAAATGAAACAAAAGCAGCTACTCCCACTAAGATTATGAAAATAACTATAAATAAGCGCAGTATACTAGAATACATAAAAACCCTTTCAGCTTGTATAGTACTAGAAGCCATATAGATCCTTTGTATTGTTGGTGGTTTTATATAAGACACCATGCCAGCTAAAATTAATGCAATTATATTGATTAAATTAGTATTCCAATAAATTACATTTGAAAATTGGAATTTTTCTTGTGTTTGTAAAAAGGTCAACGTCTCTCCCATTGACTGTCCCGTTTTTTGGAACATAAGCCAAGCTAATACAGGAATAATTATTAAAAAGGTTATAAATTGCAGTGCATCTGTATAAGTTACTGCACGAATGCCTCCAAATGAAGAATAAAAAATAAGAATAAGTGTAGCAATAATAGTTATAATTCTAGGATCAACCATATCTGTACACATACCGACGGTCAATGTTATTACATTAATTTGAATAGCAATAGTAGCAATAGCAGTAATGATGCAAGCTATTGCAGTAATAACTCTTGGTATTTTTCCATATATGCGTCCAATACTTTCTGCCATAGAAAGGTGACCCATAAATAATGTCATACGTCTTGCAAGAACACTGATCATCCAAAAGTCTATACCTCCTCCTGCCACTATCGAAAATAATATCCAATATAAGCCTTGCTTATGGACTTGTTGTACGGTTCGTATTAATCCTCCTCCTCCAAAAATTGTAGCCAATACCGTAGCTACCAACGTAGCTGTGGAAAAATTTTTATGACCTACAGCATATTCTTTAAGGCTGGTCGTTTTTTTACTAAAGTAGACCCCTGTAGCCAACGTAAATAACAAAAAGGTTATTACCATAATAAGTGGAAGATTGGATAGTATCATAGGAAATCTTGTGTTAAATGTTAAAAAGGTTATATAAATGTTTTAATTTTCAACTGTTTTCTAGACACCTTATATTTAGTACTTCTTAGCAGAAGATATTATAGGTAACTTATTTAACAAAATCAAGTTTTTATTTTAAAATTTATTAAAATATAAAA from Cardinium endosymbiont of Culicoides punctatus encodes the following:
- a CDS encoding sodium:solute symporter family protein; the protein is MILSNLPLIMVITFLLFTLATGVYFSKKTTSLKEYAVGHKNFSTATLVATVLATIFGGGGLIRTVQQVHKQGLYWILFSIVAGGGIDFWMISVLARRMTLFMGHLSMAESIGRIYGKIPRVITAIACIITAIATIAIQINVITLTVGMCTDMVDPRIITIIATLILIFYSSFGGIRAVTYTDALQFITFLIIIPVLAWLMFQKTGQSMGETLTFLQTQEKFQFSNVIYWNTNLINIIALILAGMVSYIKPPTIQRIYMASSTIQAERVFMYSSILRLFIVIFIILVGVAAFVSFPDSSIQDVWVYIMGNIHPLFRGLICMSLLALTMSTADSELNTCSVLIVHDILKSIRNKQTTTSNGLGLIRLTSLIIGLSAMILTFYCTDLLELMQLVFACSIPIITAPFILAVFSFRGTSSTALIGMVTGALTMIAWKIWGEPKTDIDGSFFCMLANGIAMMVAHYSRPQPEGTGWMKEDDEAKQKRQAQERKKKRMQEEEKLRSKLEKLKPNHQSLLLMAFYIGITTLFALFIIGKDHFTNWYVLRVITALIFFCYGMHQNKGGTRYISGKYWVIGLLFALSMDITFHWLHSTNLIFTLFLAFVHLAFTVYILPSYVSIPAMVLNVSMLAYAIFQLEIEGILQISVKNMPLVLVFGVVMLFIIFYTKNQNNLLIKQNIYLKDQQKAQEEQKLKEIAYGLDITQKRDKDVIAENGTILENVVSNVTQAISFLHNSTPLYKEDFQSIINKFTDWALFLKRHSKS